In Apis mellifera strain DH4 linkage group LG3, Amel_HAv3.1, whole genome shotgun sequence, one DNA window encodes the following:
- the LOC100576737 gene encoding uncharacterized protein LOC100576737 isoform X1 encodes MRYNMSEKYVKEIFEKLDEIEKLHAKLRSLVPRVKNNELEITENKQSVAKETKENKHLPEQKTINLKSRIRTLFGKKTKPHLIKYFKKFKSNSGNKWKELKNRLATLNEPDIIMVSRASQVSDGDISKLISREKSPKKNRKFNKKKSAPQDCPDQVLKHLGYFYDSNPILNDYVVSMHDHGLGKNTPHKVQKKAIIQDEDTETLKIVSSAKKIPTTPDDGLKWSSLLRHNPSP; translated from the exons atgaGGTATAATATGTCCGAAAAATATGTGAAGGAAATTTTTGAGAAGCTTGatgaaattgagaaattaCATGCAAAACTGCGCAGTTTGGTGCCTCgcgtaaaaaataatgaattagaaaTCACGGAAAACAAACAATCTGTtgcgaaagaaacgaaagagaatAAACATTTACCAGAACAAAAaactatcaatttaaaatcaagGATAAGAACGTTATTcggtaaaaaaacaaaacctcatttaataaaatattttaaaaagtttaaaagtaattctggcaataaatggaaagaattaaaaaatcgtttaGCAACTCTAAACGAACCTGACATTATAAtgg taaGCAGAGCTTCTCAAGTATCAGATGgtgatatatcaaaattaatttcaagagaaaaatctccaaaaaaaaatagaaaatttaacaaaaaaaaatcggcgCCGCAAGATTGTCCAGATCAAGTTTTAAAACACTTAGgttatttttacgattctaACCCAATTTTAAATGACTATGTAGTATCAATGCATGATCATGGTTTAGGTAAAAATACACCTCATAAAGTGCAGAAAAAGGCAATTATCCAAGACGAGGATactgaaacattaaaaattgtttcatctgCAAAGAAAATCCCAACGACTCCCGACGATGGATTAAAATGGTCTTCATTACTCCGTCACAACCCGTCCCCATAA
- the LOC100576737 gene encoding uncharacterized protein LOC100576737 isoform X2, which produces MRYNMSEKYVKEIFEKLDEIEKLHAKLRSLVPRVKNNELEITENKQSVAKETKENKHLPEQKTINLKSRIRTLFGKKTKPHLIKYFKKFKSNSGNKWKELKNRLATLNEPDIIMVSRASQVSDGDISKLISREKSPKKNRKFNKKKSAPQDCPDQVLKHLGKNTPHKVQKKAIIQDEDTETLKIVSSAKKIPTTPDDGLKWSSLLRHNPSP; this is translated from the exons atgaGGTATAATATGTCCGAAAAATATGTGAAGGAAATTTTTGAGAAGCTTGatgaaattgagaaattaCATGCAAAACTGCGCAGTTTGGTGCCTCgcgtaaaaaataatgaattagaaaTCACGGAAAACAAACAATCTGTtgcgaaagaaacgaaagagaatAAACATTTACCAGAACAAAAaactatcaatttaaaatcaagGATAAGAACGTTATTcggtaaaaaaacaaaacctcatttaataaaatattttaaaaagtttaaaagtaattctggcaataaatggaaagaattaaaaaatcgtttaGCAACTCTAAACGAACCTGACATTATAAtgg taaGCAGAGCTTCTCAAGTATCAGATGgtgatatatcaaaattaatttcaagagaaaaatctccaaaaaaaaatagaaaatttaacaaaaaaaaatcggcgCCGCAAGATTGTCCAGATCAAGTTTTAAAACACTTAG GTAAAAATACACCTCATAAAGTGCAGAAAAAGGCAATTATCCAAGACGAGGATactgaaacattaaaaattgtttcatctgCAAAGAAAATCCCAACGACTCCCGACGATGGATTAAAATGGTCTTCATTACTCCGTCACAACCCGTCCCCATAA